GGCCGAAGGTCTCTTCCTTGGCCACGGCAGCGGTCTTCGGCACGTCGACCAGGATGGTCGGCTCGAAGAAGTTGCCTTCGATCAGCTTGCCGCCGGACAGCACCTTGGCGCCCTTGGATACCGCGTCCTCGATGTGCTCCTGGACCTTGGCGACAGCCTTGCCGTCGATCAGCGGGCCAGTGGTGGTGCCTTCTTCCAGGCCGTTGCCGATCTTGAGCTTGGCCACAGCGGCCTTGAGCTTCTCGGCGAACGCGTCGTAGACGCCATCCTGCACGTAGATGCGGTTGGCGCAGACGCAGGTCTGGCCGTTGTTGCGGTACTTGGAGATGATCGCGCCCTCGACCGCCTTGTCCAGGTCGGCGTCGTCGAACACGATGAACGGCGCGTTGCCGCCCAGCTCCAGGGAAACCTTCTTGATGTCCTTGGCGCACTCTTCCATCAGCTGGCGACCAATTTCGGTCGAGCCGGTGAAGGACAGCTTGCGTACCAGCGAGTTGCCGGTCAGCTCGCTGCCGACTTCGCCGGCGCTGCCGGTGATCACGCTGAGCACGCCAGCCGGGATCCCGGCGCGGGTCGCCAGTTCGACCAGGGCCAGGGCGGAGTACGGGGTCTGCGAAGCAGGCTTGAGCACCATGGTGCAACCGGCGGCCAGGGCCGGGCCGGCTTTACGGGTGATCATCGCGGCCGGGAAGTTCCATGGGGTGATGGCGGCGGTAACGCCGATCGGCTGCTTGATGACGATCAGGCGCTTGTCTGGCTGGTGGCCCGGAATGACGTCGCCGTAGACGCGCTTGGCTTCCTCGGCGAACCACTCGATGAACGAGGCGGCGTAGGCGATTTCGCCC
The window above is part of the Pseudomonas muyukensis genome. Proteins encoded here:
- the gabD gene encoding NADP-dependent succinate-semialdehyde dehydrogenase; this encodes MQLKDAQLFRQQAFINGEWLDADSGQTIKVTNPATGEVIGSVPKMGAAETRRAIEAADKALPAWRALTAKERAGKLRRWFELMIEHQDDLARLMTTEQGKPLAEAKGEIAYAASFIEWFAEEAKRVYGDVIPGHQPDKRLIVIKQPIGVTAAITPWNFPAAMITRKAGPALAAGCTMVLKPASQTPYSALALVELATRAGIPAGVLSVITGSAGEVGSELTGNSLVRKLSFTGSTEIGRQLMEECAKDIKKVSLELGGNAPFIVFDDADLDKAVEGAIISKYRNNGQTCVCANRIYVQDGVYDAFAEKLKAAVAKLKIGNGLEEGTTTGPLIDGKAVAKVQEHIEDAVSKGAKVLSGGKLIEGNFFEPTILVDVPKTAAVAKEETFGPLAPLFRFKDEAEVIAMSNDTEFGLASYFYARDMSRVFRVAEALEYGMVGINTGLISNEVAPFGGIKASGLGREGSKYGIEDYLEIKYLCISV